A genomic segment from Malus domestica chromosome 05, GDT2T_hap1 encodes:
- the LOC103435650 gene encoding lysine-specific demethylase JMJ32, whose protein sequence is MEEIEALWKEVRELSLGESGRVERLEFPPTPLQFLRDYVNHNKPCIISNATLHWPALSSWTDDSYLTEALSSADISLHLTPHGQADALVPLDGSLCFASAHVQRMPFPKALSLITNNESQSKLVAYAQQQNNCFPSEYSALAGDCDPHIPWASEALGCLPDAVNMWIGNHLSTTSFHKDHYENLYAVVTGQKHFLLLPPTDVHRMYIRDYPSAQYSYSHDTGEFTLELEKPDRYVPWCSVDPYPSPEDRDKQLSSFPLYFDGPKPFHCTVNPGEILYLPSMWFHHVRQTPDSRGRTIAVNYWYDMQYDIKYAYFNFLQSIHCLSVKTPTLVETVHEDSGSDAWACI, encoded by the exons ATGGAGGAAATAGAGGCATTGTGGAAAGAAGTAAGGGAGCTAAGTCTAGGCGAGTCGGGAAGAGTGGAGCGGTTGGAGTTCCCACCCACCCCTCTCCAATTCCTTAGAGATTATGTTAACCATAACAAGCCCTGCATTATATCCAATGCCACCCTCCACTGGCCCGCCCTCTCCTCCTGGACCGACGATTCTTATCTCACTGAAGCCCTCTCCTCTGCTGACATTTCCCTTCACCTTACTCCGCACGGCCAGGCTGATGCCCTCGTCCCCTTGGATGGTTCTCTTTGCTTCGCGTCTGCTCACGTGCAGCGCATGCCCTTCCCGAAAGCTCTCAGCCTCATCACCAACAATGAGTCCCAATCGAAACTGGTGGCCTATGCGCAGCAGCAGAACAACTGCTTTCCATCAGAGTACTCGGCTTTAGCTGGGGATTGTGACCCCCATATCCCATGGGCCAGTGAGGCCCTTGGCTGCCTCCCTGATGCAGTCAACATGTGGATTGGCAACCATCTGTCTACAACATCGTTTCATAAGGACCACTATGAGAATCTCTATGCTGTCGTGACTGGGCAGAAGCATTTCCTGCTCCTTCCTCCTACTGATGTGCATCGAATGTACATCCGTGACTACCCATCTGCCCAATACTCATATTCCCATGACACTGGAGAGTTCACGTTGGAACTGGAGAAGCCAGACAGATATGTGCCTTGGTGTAGTGTCGATCCTTACCCTTCTCCCGAGGACAGAGATAAACAGCTCTCTAGCTTTCCTTTGTATTTTGACGGTCCTAAGCCCTTTCACTGTACTGTCAACCCTGGAGAGATTCTATACTT GCCAAGCATGTGGTTTCATCACGTTAGACAAACTCCAGATAGCAGAGGACGCACTATTGCTGTGAACTACT GGTATGATATGCAGTATGACATCAAGTATGCTTACTTCAACTTTTTGCAATCAATTCATTGCCTATCTGTTAAAACTCCAACACTGGTTGAGACAGTGCATGAGGATTCAGGTTCTGATGCATGGGCGTGTATATGA
- the LOC103424011 gene encoding probable glutathione S-transferase: protein MADEVVLLDFWPSPFGMRLRIALAEKGIEYEYKEDDLWNKSPLLLQMNPVHKKIPVLIHNGKPVCESLIALQYIDEVWNDKAPLLPSDSYLRAQARFWADFVDKKIHENGRKLWTTKGEEYDAAKKDFLDCIGVLEGELGNKPFFGGETLGFVDVALVPFYSWFLVYEKFGNFSVEAEHPKFIAWVKRCMEKESVSKSLPEQEKVYDFFMLIRKKRGIE, encoded by the exons ATGGCGGATGAGGTGGTTTTGTTGGATTTCTGGCCCAGCCCGTTTGGGATGAGGCTGAGGATCGCTCTGGCTGAGAAGGGCATCGAGTATGAGTACAAAGAAGATGACTTGTGGAACAAGAGCCCATTGTTGCTGCAGATGAACCCGGTTCACAAGAAGATCCCGGTTCTCATTCACAATGGAAAACCGGTCTGTGAGTCCCTCATTGCACTTCAGTACattgatgaggtttggaatgatAAGGCTCCACTCTTGCCCTCTGACTCTTACCTCAGAGCCCAGGCCAGGTTCTGGGCTGACTTCGTCGACAAGAAG ATACATGAGAATGGGAGGAAGTTGTGGACAACCAAAGGAGAAGAATATGATGCAGCAAAGAAAGACTTTCTCGACTGCATCGGCGTGTTAGAAGGAGAGCTCGGAAACAAGCCCTTCTTTGGCGGGGAGACCCTCGGATTCGTGGACGTGGCGCTTGTTCCATTCTATAGCTGGTTTCTTGTGTATGAAAAATTTGGCAACTTCAGTGTTGAGGCAGAGCACCCAAAGTTCATTGCCTGGGTTAAGAGGTGCATGGAGAAGGAGAGCGTGTCCAAGTCGCTTCCCGAGCAGGAAAAGGTCTACGATTTCTTCATGCTTATAAGGAAAAAGCGTGGGATTGAGTAG
- the LOC103435651 gene encoding sm-like protein LSM2, which produces MLFFSYFKELVGREVTVELKNDLAIRGTLHSVDQYLNIKLENTRVVDQDKYPHMMSVRNCFIRGSVVRYVQLPPEGVDVELLHDATRREARGG; this is translated from the exons atg TTGTTCTTCTCGTACTTCAAGGAGTTGGTGGGGAGAGAAGTGACGGTGGAGCTGAAGAATGACCTTGCTATCAGAGGAACACTGCACTCAGTGGATCAGTACCTCAACATTAAGCTCGAGAACACTAGGGTTGTCGACCAGGACAAGTACCCCCACATG ATGTCAGTGAGGAACTGTTTTATTAGGGGATCAGTTGTGAGATACGTGCAACTACCCCCAGAGGGAGTCGATGTTGAACTGCTGCATGATGCCACCCGAAGGGAAGCTCGCGGTGGCTGA
- the LOC103435649 gene encoding probable glutathione S-transferase, translating into MADEVVLLDFWPSPFGMRLRIALAEKGIEYEYKDEDLRNKSPLLLQMNPVHKKIPVLIHNGKPVCESLIALQYIDEVWNDKAPLLPSDSYLRAQARFWADFVDKKIYDIGRKLWTTKGEEYDAAKKDFLDCIGVLEGELGDKPFFGGDTLGFVDVALIPFYSWFLVYEKFGNFSVEAVHPKFIVWVKRCMEKESVSKSLPDQEKVYDFVALMRKKFGIE; encoded by the exons ATGGCGGATGAGGTGGTTTTGTTGGATTTCTGGCCCAGCCCGTTTGGGATGAGGCTGAGGATCGCTCTGGCTGAGAAGGGCATCGAGTATGAGTACAAAGATGAGGACTTGAGGAACAAGAGCCCACTGTTGCTGCAGATGAACCCGGTTCACAAGAAGATCCCGGTTCTCATTCACAATGGAAAGCCCGTCTGTGAGTCCCTCATTGCGCTTCAGTACattgatgaggtttggaatgacAAGGCTCCACTCTTGCCCTCCGACTCTTACCTCAGAGCTCAGGCCAGGTTCTGGGCTGACTTCGTCGACAAGAAG ATATATGATATTGGGAGGAAGTTGTGGACAACCAAAGGAGAAGAATATGATGCAGCAAAAAAAGACTTTCTCGACTGCATCGGCGTGTTAGAAGGAGAGCTCGGAGACAAGCCCTTCTTTGGCGGGGATACCCTCGGATTTGTGGACGTCGCGCTAATTCCGTTCTATAGCTGGTTTCTTGTGTATGAAAAATTTGGCAACTTCAGTGTTGAGGCAGTGCACCCAAAGTTTATTGTCTGGGTTAAGAGGTGCATGGAGAAGGAGAGCGTGTCCAAGTCGCTTCCCGACCAGGAAAAGGTCTACGATTTTGTCGCACTTATGAGGAAAAAGTTTGGAATTGAGTAG